The following proteins are co-located in the Spirosoma montaniterrae genome:
- a CDS encoding T9SS type A sorting domain-containing protein → MNNSYRLLGLLLLVTQTGVLAQLATRPAAISPTNVCPKQSITLTADVTDDGRLGIRESPTGGGKYWVSFYNTANQLVLDFQPYNEEYVGTVITRPAGTYTANNRITGTVPIPDNLPPGTYYCRIFAGEQNARLNPNNAANSGNFTLRATPTMTITDRDNAGNVFDGNVFTGASASVHLIITGEAPFTFDYFSNSQWVGNPNKNDSRQWIYPIITGGLFNQFSIRGFRDNYCSSSTVSGAVNVTEKALSLTNPSLNTNGICPGNPLIINYNTNGSGSFPNPTDFKVQLLNTDGSVLRELAAQSRSSDPAGYADGNPRQLTASIPGDLPLGAYRVRVVATSSAFTVNSPNSDVFTVTRADAPSARTAYSVCQNGPAQTLSAEGQNLRWYNNAGQLQNNTPTQGTDTPGVFTYYVAQVVNGCESGRVEIKVTVNGKSSLPGVTNREFCQNENAGQLSASGQNLTWFDGNGQNLGGTAPTISTSQVGSQTFRVSQDNNGCRSDQATLTVRVKALPLAPALLSQPAAVCQFLSLSNSVLTNAVSGQNLRWYAAEQGGNSNNVAPTPGTSTPGTQTYFVSQTVDGCEGLRTRIEQVVNPAPDRPTTATNPVLYCVNDSPRALSAVGTGLRWYSQPAGGASVSEPPTPATTQARTTAYYVAQTGANGCESQRLQIDVTVLTQPNAPGIAASQFVCQNTPAVALRATGSGLLWSGSGITGSSETAPVPPTSTSAAFVYQVVQRVGSCTSPPASTTFTVRPAPAVPAVESPLKLCSSTAARDLTASGQNLRWYTTPDRTDPSTSRVTFNPTSSGSFRYYVTQTDGNGCESQSSQLEVRVSVQASARLTGDSIVNLYDSTAIRIRMTGDPPFSLTLWNGQTVVTSDNPYVKWEKPTPTANTYQLRGIANDCGAGNAGNVYRIIVLTPLATEPTSALVVLRAYPNPATDRITLEWTAPARESVTLDIVSITGQSVWKAVRRGSGQMQTETIPVVNYAPGGYMLRAKLTTGKAGWLRLIKQ, encoded by the coding sequence ATGAACAACAGCTACCGGCTGCTGGGCCTTCTCCTTCTCGTTACGCAAACGGGCGTGCTGGCGCAACTCGCCACCCGCCCTGCGGCAATCAGCCCCACGAATGTATGCCCTAAACAATCTATCACGCTCACGGCAGACGTAACCGACGACGGACGATTAGGGATACGTGAAAGCCCTACTGGTGGGGGTAAATATTGGGTCAGCTTTTATAATACAGCAAATCAGCTTGTACTTGATTTTCAGCCTTATAACGAAGAGTACGTCGGCACCGTTATAACTCGACCGGCTGGAACCTACACCGCTAATAACCGCATAACGGGTACTGTGCCCATTCCCGACAATCTACCACCTGGCACCTATTACTGCCGCATCTTTGCGGGTGAACAAAACGCCCGGCTAAACCCAAACAATGCCGCTAACAGCGGCAATTTTACGCTCCGGGCCACCCCCACCATGACCATTACCGACCGCGATAATGCAGGCAACGTGTTCGATGGAAACGTGTTTACAGGCGCGTCGGCGTCTGTTCACCTGATTATTACGGGCGAGGCTCCATTTACGTTCGATTACTTCAGCAACAGCCAATGGGTTGGCAATCCGAATAAAAACGATAGTCGCCAATGGATTTACCCAATCATTACGGGCGGGCTGTTCAACCAGTTTTCGATTCGCGGCTTCCGGGATAATTATTGCAGTAGCAGTACGGTCAGCGGTGCGGTAAACGTAACGGAAAAAGCGTTGTCGCTAACGAACCCAAGCCTGAACACAAACGGCATTTGTCCGGGCAATCCGTTGATAATCAATTATAACACCAACGGTTCAGGATCATTTCCGAATCCGACCGATTTCAAAGTACAATTGCTAAATACGGATGGGTCCGTCCTTCGCGAACTCGCTGCCCAAAGTCGCTCAAGTGACCCGGCGGGATATGCCGACGGCAACCCGCGCCAACTTACGGCCAGCATTCCGGGTGATTTGCCGCTGGGTGCGTACCGGGTTCGGGTGGTAGCAACGTCGTCGGCTTTTACGGTCAACAGCCCCAACAGCGATGTGTTTACCGTTACCCGCGCCGACGCGCCCAGTGCCCGAACCGCTTACAGTGTTTGCCAGAACGGGCCGGCTCAGACGCTGTCGGCGGAGGGGCAAAACCTGCGCTGGTATAATAATGCAGGGCAATTGCAGAATAATACACCCACGCAGGGCACCGATACGCCCGGCGTGTTCACGTACTATGTTGCGCAGGTCGTTAATGGTTGTGAGAGCGGGCGGGTTGAAATAAAAGTGACGGTCAACGGTAAATCAAGTTTACCGGGGGTAACGAACCGCGAGTTTTGCCAGAATGAGAACGCTGGTCAGTTATCGGCTTCGGGACAGAATCTAACCTGGTTCGATGGAAACGGGCAAAATCTTGGTGGCACTGCGCCAACTATTAGCACGTCGCAGGTTGGTTCGCAAACCTTCCGGGTGTCGCAGGACAACAACGGTTGCCGCTCCGATCAGGCCACGCTGACTGTGCGGGTTAAAGCCTTGCCACTGGCTCCTGCGTTACTCAGTCAGCCAGCCGCCGTTTGCCAGTTCCTTTCATTGAGCAACTCGGTGCTGACCAATGCCGTAAGCGGCCAGAATCTGCGCTGGTACGCAGCCGAGCAGGGCGGAAACAGCAACAATGTGGCTCCAACACCAGGCACCAGCACTCCCGGCACCCAAACGTATTTCGTGAGCCAGACCGTAGACGGTTGCGAAGGACTGCGTACCAGAATCGAACAAGTAGTTAACCCCGCTCCCGACCGACCGACCACAGCCACCAATCCGGTTCTTTACTGTGTAAACGATAGCCCGCGTGCGCTCTCCGCCGTTGGTACAGGACTGCGCTGGTATAGTCAGCCTGCGGGCGGTGCCAGTGTAAGCGAACCGCCTACGCCCGCTACCACCCAGGCCCGAACAACGGCCTATTATGTAGCACAGACGGGGGCCAACGGCTGTGAGAGTCAGCGACTTCAAATCGACGTCACGGTGCTGACTCAGCCGAACGCGCCGGGCATTGCGGCCAGCCAGTTCGTTTGCCAGAACACGCCAGCAGTGGCATTGCGAGCCACAGGGTCGGGGCTGCTCTGGAGCGGGTCGGGCATAACCGGCTCTTCCGAAACGGCTCCCGTGCCGCCCACCAGCACATCGGCGGCATTTGTGTATCAGGTGGTGCAGCGTGTCGGTAGCTGTACCAGCCCACCCGCGTCGACTACGTTCACGGTGCGCCCGGCCCCGGCGGTTCCAGCGGTTGAATCGCCCCTTAAACTCTGCAGCAGCACGGCTGCCCGCGACCTGACTGCTTCGGGGCAGAACCTCCGGTGGTACACGACTCCTGACCGTACCGACCCATCGACCAGCCGCGTTACCTTCAACCCAACCTCGTCGGGCAGTTTTCGGTATTACGTCACGCAAACCGATGGCAATGGTTGCGAAAGTCAGTCCAGCCAACTCGAAGTGCGGGTATCGGTACAGGCATCGGCCCGACTGACCGGCGATTCGATTGTAAACTTGTATGATAGTACCGCCATCCGGATTCGTATGACTGGTGATCCACCGTTTAGCCTGACGCTCTGGAACGGCCAAACTGTAGTTACATCTGATAACCCGTATGTGAAGTGGGAGAAACCGACCCCCACTGCTAACACGTATCAACTGCGTGGCATTGCCAACGACTGCGGAGCGGGCAACGCGGGCAACGTTTACCGAATCATTGTCTTAACGCCCTTAGCGACCGAACCCACCAGCGCACTTGTTGTGCTACGCGCGTATCCGAACCCCGCCACTGACCGAATTACGCTTGAATGGACAGCCCCCGCCCGCGAATCGGTAACGCTCGACATAGTATCAATTACCGGTCAATCGGTTTGGAAAGCTGTTCGGCGTGGTAGCGGGCAAATGCAGACCGAAACCATTCCAGTTGTGAATTACGCACCCGGTGGATATATGCTGCGGGCAAAACTCACGACGGGCAAGGCTGGCTGGCTACGGTTGATTAAACAGTGA
- the tuf gene encoding elongation factor Tu has translation MAKETFDRSKPHVNIGTIGHVDHGKTTLTAAITKVLAEKGLAAIRDFSSIDNAPEEKERGITINTSHVEYATAARHYAHVDCPGHADYVKNMVTGAAQMDGAILVVAATDGPMPQTREHILLARQVGVPQLVVFMNKVDMVDDPELLELVEMEIRELLSFYQFDGDNIPVIQGSALGGLNGDAKWVKTIEELMDSVDSWIPLPPRQTDLPFLMPVEDVFSITGRGTVATGRIERGVINSGEPVEILGMGAENLKSVVTGVEMFRKILDRGEAGDNVGLLLRGIEKTDIRRGMVICKPGSVKPHSKFKAEVYVLSKEEGGRHTPFFNKYRPQFYFRTTDVTGEISLPANVEMVMPGDNITIDVTLINKIAMEKGLRFAIREGGRTVGAGQVTEIVE, from the coding sequence ATGGCAAAAGAGACTTTTGACCGCTCGAAACCGCACGTTAACATCGGTACGATTGGTCACGTTGACCACGGTAAAACGACGCTGACGGCTGCCATTACGAAAGTGCTGGCCGAAAAGGGTCTGGCCGCAATTCGGGACTTCTCCTCGATTGACAACGCCCCCGAAGAAAAAGAGCGGGGTATTACCATCAATACATCGCACGTTGAGTACGCTACGGCTGCCCGCCACTATGCGCACGTTGACTGCCCTGGTCACGCCGACTATGTGAAGAACATGGTAACGGGTGCCGCTCAAATGGACGGTGCTATCCTTGTAGTAGCTGCTACGGATGGCCCGATGCCCCAAACTCGTGAGCACATCCTGCTCGCCCGTCAGGTAGGCGTTCCTCAGCTTGTTGTCTTCATGAACAAAGTGGACATGGTAGATGACCCTGAGTTGCTCGAACTCGTTGAGATGGAAATCCGCGAACTGTTGAGCTTCTACCAATTCGACGGTGACAACATTCCTGTCATCCAGGGTTCGGCTTTGGGTGGCCTGAACGGCGATGCCAAATGGGTAAAAACCATCGAAGAATTGATGGACAGCGTAGATAGCTGGATTCCGCTGCCTCCGCGTCAGACGGACCTGCCGTTCCTGATGCCGGTAGAAGACGTATTCTCGATCACGGGTCGGGGTACGGTAGCAACGGGCCGTATCGAGCGCGGTGTTATCAACTCGGGTGAGCCGGTTGAAATTCTGGGCATGGGTGCCGAAAACCTGAAATCGGTTGTAACGGGCGTAGAAATGTTCCGGAAAATTCTGGACCGTGGCGAAGCTGGTGACAACGTAGGTCTGCTGCTCCGTGGTATCGAAAAAACCGATATCCGTCGTGGTATGGTAATCTGCAAACCAGGTTCGGTGAAGCCGCACTCGAAGTTCAAAGCTGAAGTATATGTACTGTCGAAAGAAGAAGGTGGCCGTCACACGCCATTCTTCAACAAGTACCGTCCGCAGTTCTACTTCCGCACCACCGACGTAACGGGCGAGATTTCGCTGCCTGCCAACGTTGAGATGGTAATGCCGGGCGACAACATTACGATTGACGTAACCTTGATCAACAAAATCGCTATGGAAAAAGGTCTCCGTTTCGCTATTCGCGAAGGTGGTCGTACCGTAGGTGCTGGTCAGGTAACAGAAATCGTTGAGTAA
- the secE gene encoding preprotein translocase subunit SecE, which translates to MDKFIAFLKASWEEVQHNVTWPKFSDLQSSSTLVLVASLIFALMVGLIDLVFENALNAFYQSF; encoded by the coding sequence ATGGACAAGTTTATCGCGTTTCTGAAAGCCTCCTGGGAGGAAGTTCAGCACAACGTAACCTGGCCTAAATTCAGCGATTTGCAATCCAGTTCTACGTTGGTACTGGTGGCATCGCTGATTTTCGCGCTCATGGTTGGCCTGATCGATCTGGTATTTGAGAACGCGCTGAACGCCTTCTATCAGTCGTTCTGA
- the nusG gene encoding transcription termination/antitermination protein NusG, which produces MPSDIKKASKSASDEPKIPVGIHWYVIRAVSGQEKKIKSYLDNEIIRQKLDEVVPQVLIPAEKVYEVRNGKKRVREKSFFPGYILISADLANNRALDMILNMPGVLGFLGNSQVGTTSKMPVPLRQSEVNRILGKVDEEAQEVATPTVAFHRGENVKVIDGPFSSFIGSVEEVFDDRKKLNVVVKIFGRNTPVELSYAQVEKES; this is translated from the coding sequence ATGCCCAGCGACATCAAGAAAGCAAGCAAGTCGGCTTCCGACGAACCCAAAATACCCGTTGGTATTCACTGGTACGTAATTCGTGCCGTGTCGGGTCAGGAGAAGAAAATCAAATCGTACCTCGACAACGAAATCATTCGCCAAAAGCTGGATGAGGTTGTGCCGCAGGTGCTGATTCCGGCAGAGAAAGTATACGAGGTGCGAAATGGCAAGAAGCGTGTTCGCGAAAAATCGTTCTTTCCGGGCTATATTCTGATTTCGGCTGATTTAGCTAATAACCGCGCCCTCGATATGATTTTGAACATGCCGGGCGTTTTGGGCTTTCTGGGTAATTCGCAGGTAGGTACGACCTCGAAAATGCCGGTGCCGCTGCGTCAGTCGGAGGTAAACCGGATTTTGGGTAAGGTCGATGAAGAAGCACAGGAGGTGGCTACCCCGACGGTAGCTTTCCACAGAGGTGAGAATGTAAAAGTAATCGATGGGCCGTTCAGCAGCTTCATCGGTTCGGTAGAAGAAGTATTCGATGACCGGAAGAAACTGAACGTCGTCGTAAAAATATTTGGCCGGAACACTCCGGTAGAACTCAGTTACGCACAAGTAGAAAAAGAGAGCTGA
- the rplK gene encoding 50S ribosomal protein L11, whose protein sequence is MAKEVGGYVKLQVKGGQANPSPPIGPALGSKGLNIMEFCKQFNGRTQDKMGMVLPVLITYYKDKSFDFVIKTPPAPILLMEAAKLKGGSAQPNRNKVGSVSWDQIRAIAETKMPDLNAFTVEAAMRQVAGTARSMGITVTGTAPFEN, encoded by the coding sequence ATGGCAAAAGAAGTAGGTGGCTACGTAAAGCTGCAAGTCAAAGGCGGGCAGGCTAACCCCTCACCTCCGATTGGTCCGGCGTTGGGTTCCAAGGGTTTAAATATCATGGAATTCTGCAAGCAGTTCAATGGCCGGACGCAGGATAAGATGGGTATGGTGCTGCCGGTGCTGATTACGTACTACAAGGACAAGTCCTTCGATTTCGTCATCAAAACCCCGCCCGCTCCGATTCTCCTGATGGAGGCTGCGAAGCTGAAAGGCGGCTCGGCCCAACCCAACCGGAATAAGGTAGGTTCGGTGTCGTGGGACCAAATCCGCGCCATCGCCGAAACGAAAATGCCCGATCTGAATGCGTTTACGGTTGAAGCCGCCATGCGGCAGGTAGCCGGAACCGCCCGCAGCATGGGTATTACGGTGACAGGGACTGCGCCCTTCGAGAACTAA
- the rplA gene encoding 50S ribosomal protein L1: MAKLTKKQKEAQSKYDAAKEYSLQQAAEILKEISYTKFDASVDIDVRLGVDPRKADQMVRGVATLPHGTGKTVRVLVLCTPDKENEAKEAGADYVGLDEYIQKIEQGWTDIDVIITMPNVMAKVGRLGKVLGPRGLMPNPKSGTVTPEVGKAVREVKAGKIDFKVDKQGAIHTSIGKVSFTPEKLAENAQEIISTLLKLKPSSAKGTYVKTINLSSTMSPGVTIDKSTVAGI; encoded by the coding sequence ATGGCTAAGTTAACGAAAAAACAAAAGGAAGCTCAGTCGAAGTACGATGCCGCCAAAGAATACTCGCTCCAGCAGGCAGCCGAGATTCTGAAGGAGATTTCGTACACTAAATTCGATGCTTCCGTGGATATTGACGTTCGGTTAGGCGTTGATCCGCGTAAGGCCGACCAAATGGTGCGTGGCGTTGCTACGTTGCCCCACGGTACGGGTAAAACGGTTCGCGTTCTGGTGCTTTGCACGCCGGACAAGGAGAACGAAGCGAAAGAGGCTGGTGCCGATTACGTGGGTCTGGACGAATACATTCAGAAGATCGAGCAGGGCTGGACGGACATCGACGTGATTATCACGATGCCGAACGTTATGGCTAAAGTTGGTCGTCTGGGTAAAGTACTGGGTCCACGTGGTTTGATGCCGAACCCTAAGTCGGGTACGGTGACGCCGGAGGTAGGTAAAGCTGTTCGCGAGGTGAAGGCTGGTAAAATCGACTTCAAAGTCGATAAGCAGGGTGCCATTCACACCAGCATTGGTAAAGTGTCGTTTACGCCGGAAAAGCTGGCTGAAAACGCGCAGGAGATCATCAGCACGTTGCTGAAACTGAAGCCTTCGTCGGCTAAAGGAACTTACGTGAAAACGATCAACCTGTCGAGCACGATGAGTCCGGGAGTTACGATTGATAAAAGCACCGTTGCCGGTATTTAA
- the rplJ gene encoding 50S ribosomal protein L10, with product MKREEKGAIIEELTGKFQTIPFFYITEAKGMTVAETNDLRRMCFERGIEYKVVKNSFIKKALEAHEADFTPLNETVLHGQSAVMFHPENQKAPAQLIKEFRRTNDKLQLKAASIDASLFIGADQLDTLMALKNKQELIGEIIGLLQSPAKNVISALQGGGNKLAGILKTLSEREEA from the coding sequence ATGAAACGCGAGGAAAAAGGAGCCATTATTGAGGAATTAACTGGTAAGTTCCAGACGATTCCCTTCTTCTACATCACGGAGGCTAAAGGCATGACGGTTGCTGAAACCAACGACCTTCGCCGGATGTGTTTTGAACGGGGTATTGAGTACAAGGTGGTGAAGAATAGCTTCATCAAAAAAGCACTCGAAGCTCACGAAGCGGACTTTACGCCGTTGAACGAGACGGTGCTGCATGGTCAATCGGCGGTGATGTTTCACCCTGAAAACCAGAAAGCACCGGCGCAGCTTATCAAAGAGTTCCGTAGAACGAACGACAAGCTGCAATTGAAAGCCGCGTCGATTGACGCCAGCCTGTTTATTGGTGCCGATCAGCTCGATACGCTGATGGCCCTGAAAAACAAGCAGGAACTCATCGGCGAAATTATCGGTCTGTTGCAGTCGCCTGCTAAAAACGTTATTTCGGCGTTGCAGGGTGGCGGTAACAAACTGGCTGGCATTCTCAAAACGCTCTCGGAGCGCGAGGAGGCTTAA
- the rplL gene encoding 50S ribosomal protein L7/L12, whose protein sequence is MADLKAFAEQLVSLTVKEVNELATILKDEYGIEPAAAAPVMVAGGAAGGGDAAPAAAEKTSFDVILKAPGPGKLAVVKLVKDLTGLGLKEAKELVDTAPKPVKEGVAKDEAEALKKQLEEAGAEVEVK, encoded by the coding sequence ATGGCAGATTTGAAAGCGTTCGCTGAGCAGCTTGTAAGCCTGACTGTTAAAGAAGTTAACGAACTGGCTACCATCCTGAAAGATGAGTACGGTATCGAACCGGCTGCTGCTGCTCCTGTAATGGTAGCAGGTGGTGCTGCGGGTGGTGGCGATGCTGCTCCGGCTGCTGCTGAGAAGACTTCGTTCGACGTAATCCTGAAAGCACCCGGACCTGGTAAGCTGGCCGTGGTGAAATTAGTTAAGGATTTGACAGGTCTGGGTCTGAAAGAAGCCAAAGAACTGGTTGACACCGCACCGAAGCCGGTGAAAGAAGGTGTTGCTAAAGACGAGGCTGAAGCACTGAAGAAGCAACTCGAAGAAGCTGGTGCTGAAGTAGAAGTTAAGTAA